The sequence below is a genomic window from Zygosaccharomyces rouxii strain CBS732 chromosome D complete sequence.
TATCAGCTTCTGCATTATAGACCACTTCACCACGAAAATGCTTCTTTATATCCTTGGGACTTACTCCACTGTAAGATACATTGGATTCCTTAGAAAGATGAAACCCGTGCGTATTGGAACTTATGGTCTTTAATAACGTCGTACAACCTGAACCCGGTCTACCCAGCACCACTAACAATTCACCTGGGTTGATTAGACCTTCCATTTGctttaaaatttggaaagtatCTTCATCTCTTGATGGTCTCACATACCGATAAATCGTTTGTAAAATCTGTAGCGGTAAGTTGGCAACATTTTTCTGATATGCAACGTCTGAGGAGGCACCGCACGCAGATAATTGATCCCAGCAACATCCGATTGAATACGGTTTATAATAATCCGGATCAGAATTCATCAACCTCGACATGTTTTTAACCCAGTACTTCGATTCAAAACGATCAGAATTTGGGTCTAACCTTTCGTCATATTCAGATTCATCCATTGGATTAACACCACCATCTTTACCTTGCGAACTTGCAACGCCGAAGACACTTTCGCCATTACTAGCCTCATTAACATCCTTTACACTTTGTTTCTCGAGATCTTTAGCTAATTCTCTAACACGATCCTTTGAAGCTTGGTCAAAACCTTCATAGACCGAAGGACTCCCAGAGTCTACCTTTACTTCCATCGGAGAATAGTGCTTGGTGGATCTTTCTTAATCATTAGAAAACAGAGTCATCAAAAAGAGTTTCATGAAAACTGCTAGGCTGTTTTTATATCTCGTCTATTCTTTCTATTCTTATCATCTATTTACCAGTTTTGTTGTTTATATCCATTGATCTCCTAGGAGTGTATCTGTCTGTTGCTAAGCCATAGGCGCGTTTCTAGTTTTTTTCCTATTACATTGCTTTACACACATCCATAGGCCTCTATCCATTCCACGGAACTATAGAAAAGACAACCAAGTTCCGTGGAGCAAAATTATATGCGCGGAACAGCAGTTTTTCCGCGGAATGGCAAATTCTTCCGCGGAATAGCGGAGAAATAGTCCGGAGCATTGTTTCGGAAAACTTCGAATTCCGCATCGAGTTATATGACAAAGTACAATAAGCTCGTATGGAATGTCGTATGGAATGTCCAATTGTTCCTAGTTTGACGTTCATTAAAGTATCGTTAGACAGTATTTACAACTATAAAATACATGCATGCAAATAATATGAcataaaataaaataaaataaaataaaatattcaGTGTTCTTGTTATGCCCATTTACCCAATAATGCCATTAGACCTGCACCTGTCAAAATAGATGCCACGTTAAAGAATAGTTCTCTTAAATCTTTTGTTCGGTGTGCATTAAACATGTAGTCTCTTGCTAATAGCTCCACTAAACCGGTGTACATTAAAATACCGGCGGAAATGGAATCCAATATACCGGAAACAACATTGACGGAGTATGAATTACTAGAATAACTCTTTCTTACACCAAGACCGATGGCAACGCAAATTGGTGTCGTTAAACCATACGCTAAGCATAGTGCATACGGCCACCACCACTTGTCGCGTGGGAAAGTGATAGCACATAAACGAGCACCGATACCAAGACcttcaaaagattgatGGAATACGAGTACTGCGTAAAGAGTAGAAAACTCGTCACCAATGGTTCCCAGATTTAAACCGATCATTACTGAATGAAACAGAAGACCCGCCTCTAGAACCATGAAAGCACCTAGATCAGCTCTGAATCTTCTTTCCACATCTTGCTCATTTTCAGATCTGGAAGATTCTGATAACGCATAGGATTGAGTATCggttgaaattttttcatcGTTGTTATCCATTGTTTGTACTCCAGAATAGGGATTTCCACTATTTGGCAATGATTCTAACTCCATTTGATTATTATCTACAGGCGattgatttgattttttgGCAGCATGTGTAATAGCATTTGCCACTTCATCGCCGTTTTCCTCATGAACAACACCATACTTTCTCTCCACATAAACTGCGCTGAAAAGGTCAACTAAAAATGTAGCAAAGACTGTCGTTAACATAATGGCTGGACACCATGAATAAATAGACCAGTTACCTGTTTGTGCAATGCATGAATAACCACCGATTTCTTGATATGCAGGATCCATTAAATGGATATATGAAGTACTAACAATGACACCAGTACCAAAACTACGGGCAAATTGATAAACGTACCTGTGAATTCTTAACCATGGCACTTTTTGAGCGACCACCGGGAAGAGCGATAATGCAGTACtagtaatgaaaatgacAAAGATTGATGATATTCTTGCACCTGTAACACCGTTGTCTTCAGGAGACCCCCAGTAGACACCTTGTAAAACGCAATACTTCCAACTATCATCGACATTTGGATCTGCAAGAGTCACATTATTAGGATCCCATTTTTCCCACCATGGTCTAGTTGTAGAATCGACCATAACCGTTGATATATATCGTTATCACTCTTTAATCATGTACTGTAGTGGTTGTAATAGAACAAGAACTGTCTGTCTACGCATTATTTTAAAAGTATCCAAGAGTCAGTGATAGCATGGGCGTCAAATGCGGAACCCTCAAGGTTATTGAAACAACTCACGTCGCAGTACCTTGAAGGTACTGACGAAAAAAGGAGCGGCGATTTTTCGGCGaatgtgaaaaaatttgaatgaaaaaaaaaaaattgaattgaaaaataagATGCAATATACATCAAGAGTTAAGATGTAAGGAAGAATTGCCGCCGAAAATACCTAGCTGTACCTGTGTTCGTATTAATCTCTAGTCATTAGGATGCCGCCACAGGACGTGCTTTAGCGCAACTCTTCCACTTTTACCCTTGAGCGAAGTTTCTTGCAAAGTCCGAACATCACGTAACCTCACTTTTTCACCGTAATACGCCCTCGTAGTACTGCTGTGGAAATCACTTCCGTAAATCATTTGACCGGTGGTAGaagtaaaaaaagaaaaataacgaattttgattttgcCCAGGATCGAACTGGGGACGTTCTGCGTGTTAAGCAGATGCCATAACCTACTAGACCACAAAACCACTTTAATTCGTTGAAAAACTTTCTTTCAGTTTCGATCCGGTTGAAAATGTGTGATCACGTGTAAAAGGTATAAGTAAGTAAAAGATACAGTTAAGTTTTAAATCAAACGTACATGTATATGTCGGTCGTCTGCTCGAGTGGAATTTAATTAcaaattattgaaaattaTAAATTTGTCAATGTATCTTCTCATCTACAAAACATGAAATTCTATAAGATCACTTATTTTCAAGGGCTCACAAATGGATGCGCGCGCCGCACGATAGCGCCACATCTTGAGGCTCACTCTTATCGAGCATCAAAGTACATACACAGTGCCCATTCACACACCTCAGTATTTGGATGGCTACAAACGTCCCATCTAAAATCAATCTAGCATATCCAATAACTGAAAATGCACTGGATCTTTTATCTATCGCTCTTTCCGAAAATCATTCCTATTACGCCCAGCTTCTCAAGTCATCGCTAACCGTAAATCATTCAAGTCTCTCGGAGACATCGCTAAGTGTGGTTTTGGCACAATAGTAATGACAATGGTACAGAGTTGGTTAGACTTAATGATAAATGACCGATTATCAGTTCAAGTCAAAGGGGGTGTTGACCAGCAGTGGATGGAGAAATGGAACAATACCATTGGTTGTAATCTTTATCATTTCAAAGACAAAGAACGTCACAATTCCCAGTAGTTTAGTCAATTGCTTTTAACTACTGACTACAGATAGAAATACACATATAAAGATGGGATCAGGTATTGTAACCTAAAGACAATGATTCATATCTCCTTTTTGAGGTTTCTGTTCCCTCTCTCAATTAGCCAAGAAAGTTAACTGTCGACTAATCATGCATCCCTCTCTTTCGCAAGGTGTTGGTTATGGTGTAATAGTTGGTCTAGGGGCATTTTTCGCCGTTGTTATGAACATTGTTACTTTAATACAGAATAAGTTCTCCAGAAACAAGGTGGGCGGTGCAGATGAGTTTACGGCTGCATCTAGAAATGTTCCGTTACCGCTGATGATCGTTTCCATTGTAAGTACTTGGTGCTGGTCACTAACTCTTTTACAATCTGCAACGGAATCCTATAGTTATGGTGTTTCTGGCGGATACTTGTATGCTGTTGGTGGTGCTATTCAAGTTTCTGTATTTAGTATAGTAGCCTCCAAGGTTAAAGCGAATGCTAATTTAGTGACCACTTTTCCAGAGGCTGGTCACTTAAGATTTGGAACCGCGGGTCATTTGACATACTTGTGGTGTGGTTTAAGTTGTAATACCATCGTCAGTTCTGTTATTCTTTTAGGCGGATCTGCTGTCTTTAACGCTGTTACCGGTATGAACAGCTATGCCGCTCTTTATTTATTACCGATGGTTTGTGCCGTTTACGTCTATTTTGGTGGGTTGAGGGCAACTTTTATTTCAGATGCTTGCCATACTTTTCCACTATTAGtatttctcatcatctttacATTTGTTATCTACTGCGGTGGTTCAAGTAAAATTGGATCACCAGGTAAAATGTGGGAATTGCTATCTGAGGTGGCCCATCACGATCCTGTAGATAGTAATTACCATGGATCATTTTTAACCTTTAGATCCAAGGATGGTGgtatctttcttttcattacAATTATTACGGGGTTTGGTattgttgttcttgatcAAGCATATTGGTCAAGAGCCATTGCCTCTCAATCGTTAAAGACTTCAAAGGCATACTTCATTGGTGCATGCTGTTGGTTCGTCATCCCATGGTCAATGGGGCTTGTTCTTGGTTTGGGCGCTAGAGCTACCTCTTTAATGCCTGGTTTCCCTTCCCTTAATTCAGACGAAGTTACCGCTGGTCTTTCAGCCGTTGCTGGTGCAAGTTTCTTATTGGGCAAAGCCGGCTCCACAATGATTCTGCTAATGATCTTTTTATCGGTTACTTCCGCATTCTCTGGTGAATTGATTGCAACTTCTACACTTTTATCATATGACGTTTAcaagaaatatttgaaaaaagatgcGACTCCACAACAAGTCTTATTTGCATCTAAAGTATCAGTCTTCCTATGGGCAGCTTTTGCAGGTGGCATTGCTTGcgttttccaaaagattgGTATATCAATGGGATGGTTATTCAACTTTTATGGTTGTGCTACTTCTAGTGGTGTTTTCCCCGTTGCATTAACTTTTACTTGGAgtaaattgaacaaatgGGGAGCCGTTTCTGGTTGTCTAGCGGGAACAGCCATCGCCTTGGCCGTTTGGCTTGGTACTTGTAAGGCCATTATGGGTGAAATTAATGTTGACAATTTATCCGATAGGTGGGTTTCATTTGCAGGTAATGCAACTGCTCTATTCTCTGGTGGTATAATTTCTATTGTAGTGTCATTAATTTGGCCACAAGAGTTTGACTGGAATGATATTAGAAACAAAAGTATTTTAACCGCCAACGAGGAGAAATTGATATATGAGCAAGGATCTGGTGAAGTCACTGAACTAGAAGAACACCATATAACTAATCCTAAAGATCAGAAGGCAGTTGAAGAAACCGGTCAACATGGACAATCGTTTACTTCAGATTCGTctaaagatgatgaaggtaatggagatgatattttaaaagaagaagaacgtGAAGAATACTGCGATCTGGAAGGAAGTGAATCACTTGAAGAAGTAGAGATTATCGACGTTcctcaagaagaaaatataCCTTTAACAAAGTTGAACAAACAATTCAAAGTATTTTCTGGGCTAGCCTTAGCTTTTGCCTTTGCAGTTTCTGTCTGCATACCTGTACCACAAATTGCAGCACCTTATGTCTATTCGAAGGGATTTTTCACATTTGTAGTGATTGCCAACATTATTTGGCTGTTCATCACTTTCAGCGTGTGTGTGATTTGGCCACTATTTGAAACTAGAAAGTTCATTTATGGCTTGTtcaatagaaaaaaaaaaataaggaATAAACTGAATTTGCTTCTAGCGGAAATCGTAATGGTTTTGAGGTTAGAATCAGAATAGGTTAATTAAATAGTCCAATAAATCTACATTCTTATCTTATTTTATGTTCGTGTTCTGTATAGATAAATCAGTTGCGAAGTAGAATATTAAGTTGAAAGTTAGTCTTTATACAATAATATCATAGTTAATTTGTTTATAGAGCTTCCACAGTTT
It includes:
- a CDS encoding uncharacterized protein (similar to uniprot|P32804 Saccharomyces cerevisiae YGL255W ZRT1 High-affinity zinc transporter of the plasma membrane responsible for the majority of zinc uptake transcription is induced under low-zinc conditions by the Zap1p transcription factor), whose product is MVDSTTRPWWEKWDPNNVTLADPNVDDSWKYCVLQGVYWGSPEDNGVTGARISSIFVIFITSTALSLFPVVAQKVPWLRIHRYVYQFARSFGTGVIVSTSYIHLMDPAYQEIGGYSCIAQTGNWSIYSWCPAIMLTTVFATFLVDLFSAVYVERKYGVVHEENGDEVANAITHAAKKSNQSPVDNNQMELESLPNSGNPYSGVQTMDNNDEKISTDTQSYALSESSRSENEQDVERRFRADLGAFMVLEAGLLFHSVMIGLNLGTIGDEFSTLYAVLVFHQSFEGLGIGARLCAITFPRDKWWWPYALCLAYGLTTPICVAIGLGVRKSYSSNSYSVNVVSGILDSISAGILMYTGLVELLARDYMFNAHRTKDLRELFFNVASILTGAGLMALLGKWA
- the DUR3 gene encoding Dur3p (similar to gnl|GLV|KLLA0C18909g Kluyveromyces lactis KLLA0C18909g and weakly similar to YHL016C uniprot|P33413 Saccharomyces cerevisiae YHL016C DUR3 Plasma membrane urea transporter expression is highly sensitive to nitrogen catabolite repression and induced by allophanate the last intermediate of the allantoin degradative pathway) yields the protein MHPSLSQGVGYGVIVGLGAFFAVVMNIVTLIQNKFSRNKVGGADEFTAASRNVPLPLMIVSIVSTWCWSLTLLQSATESYSYGVSGGYLYAVGGAIQVSVFSIVASKVKANANLVTTFPEAGHLRFGTAGHLTYLWCGLSCNTIVSSVILLGGSAVFNAVTGMNSYAALYLLPMVCAVYVYFGGLRATFISDACHTFPLLVFLIIFTFVIYCGGSSKIGSPGKMWELLSEVAHHDPVDSNYHGSFLTFRSKDGGIFLFITIITGFGIVVLDQAYWSRAIASQSLKTSKAYFIGACCWFVIPWSMGLVLGLGARATSLMPGFPSLNSDEVTAGLSAVAGASFLLGKAGSTMILLMIFLSVTSAFSGELIATSTLLSYDVYKKYLKKDATPQQVLFASKVSVFLWAAFAGGIACVFQKIGISMGWLFNFYGCATSSGVFPVALTFTWSKLNKWGAVSGCLAGTAIALAVWLGTCKAIMGEINVDNLSDRWVSFAGNATALFSGGIISIVVSLIWPQEFDWNDIRNKSILTANEEKLIYEQGSGEVTELEEHHITNPKDQKAVEETGQHGQSFTSDSSKDDEGNGDDILKEEEREEYCDLEGSESLEEVEIIDVPQEENIPLTKLNKQFKVFSGLALAFAFAVSVCIPVPQIAAPYVYSKGFFTFVVIANIIWLFITFSVCVIWPLFETRKFIYGLFNRKKKIRNKLNLLLAEIVMVLRLESE